In Thermodesulfobacteriota bacterium, the following are encoded in one genomic region:
- a CDS encoding universal stress protein, with the protein MNLKKFLVPVDGSEYSMRAAKYAAELVTLMDGEIVLMHCHKSFPVVLGEPHFQNAINKITEKSNKLVAPYRKLYQESEISFIERILEGPAANAICEVANLEKIDMIVMGSRGRSKLEGLLLGSCTQRVLTMAPCPVLVIR; encoded by the coding sequence ATGAATTTAAAAAAATTTCTGGTGCCGGTGGATGGATCTGAGTATTCCATGAGAGCAGCCAAATATGCTGCGGAGCTGGTTACGCTCATGGACGGTGAAATCGTACTTATGCATTGCCACAAATCGTTTCCGGTCGTTTTGGGAGAACCCCACTTCCAAAACGCCATCAACAAAATAACGGAAAAGTCAAACAAGCTGGTAGCGCCTTATCGAAAACTTTATCAGGAAAGCGAAATTTCTTTTATAGAAAGAATTCTTGAAGGACCTGCTGCCAATGCGATTTGTGAAGTTGCCAATCTTGAAAAAATAGACATGATTGTCATGGGTTCTCGAGGACGCAGCAAACTGGAAGGATTGCTGTTAGGAAGTTGTACCCAACGGGTACTAACTATGGCACCCTGCCCTGTCCTGGTTATTCGATAA
- a CDS encoding aminotransferase class IV — protein sequence MHDDRKVWLNGNMIPWQEATVPLLSHGFSRGSAIFEVFGIHEGPNGPVAFRMDEHLKRLMKSASLLGMEMAYSTNEMVKAVSETVKTNHLGRGLIKMLAYWGEEAIINLVLESKLDLAIFAIPASEELSMDLAQPITACLSKWRKIHPETVPVAAKACSNYLNGYLARKDAFERGFDVGFMLGTDGFLTEGSIESVFLVKDGILKTPPLGRVLSSITRLSILQVAPIIGIPFSEDPISQEELFTVDEIFTSYSGTKVSPVARFEDRHLQAPGPITKQVKDQMNSIINFSDDRFNDWFQALD from the coding sequence ATGCATGACGACAGGAAAGTTTGGCTCAACGGCAACATGATTCCCTGGCAGGAGGCCACGGTGCCGCTCTTGTCACACGGATTTTCCCGGGGATCCGCCATCTTTGAGGTCTTTGGTATTCATGAGGGCCCCAACGGCCCTGTGGCCTTTCGCATGGACGAACATCTCAAGCGGCTGATGAAAAGCGCCAGTCTTTTAGGTATGGAAATGGCCTACTCCACGAATGAGATGGTCAAGGCTGTTAGCGAAACCGTCAAAACCAACCATTTGGGACGTGGTTTGATAAAAATGCTGGCCTACTGGGGTGAGGAGGCAATCATTAATTTGGTACTGGAATCCAAGCTTGACCTGGCCATCTTTGCCATTCCGGCAAGCGAAGAGTTGAGCATGGATTTAGCCCAGCCAATCACAGCCTGTCTATCCAAGTGGCGAAAAATTCATCCCGAAACAGTACCCGTCGCAGCCAAGGCTTGTTCCAACTATTTAAACGGATATCTGGCTCGAAAAGACGCTTTTGAACGAGGGTTTGACGTTGGCTTTATGTTGGGAACCGATGGTTTTCTGACCGAAGGTTCCATTGAATCGGTCTTCCTGGTTAAAGATGGAATTCTTAAAACTCCACCCCTGGGGCGTGTTCTGTCCAGTATTACTCGTTTATCCATCCTTCAGGTTGCACCCATAATCGGCATTCCCTTCTCAGAGGATCCGATTTCGCAAGAAGAGCTTTTCACTGTAGACGAAATTTTCACCTCCTATTCGGGGACAAAGGTTTCACCGGTCGCCCGTTTTGAAGACCGGCATCTGCAAGCACCGGGACCGATAACCAAGCAGGTTAAGGATCAGATGAACAGCATCATTAACTTTTCTGATGACCGCTTCAATGACTGGTTCCAGGCGCTCGATTAA